The Microcella flavibacter DNA segment TCTACCTGCCCGATTCGCTCACGCTGCCTGAGCTGCCCGAAGGGTCGGAAGTGAGAGTGCTGGCCATGGATAAGCGCGCAATGAAGATGTGGCAGGGGTATTCAAGCATCGCCCAGACCTACGCGGATCTGTTCGCGTCACCCGGCTGGCAAGCATCGGAGTTCCGGAAAGCCCTCGGCGACGAGTACTTCAGCGGCAGGGAGTGGGTTGAAAGCGGTGTGCGTAGGTGACCGTCTTCACCACCGATGACGAGGGAAGGCTTCGCGCACTTCTCGACTCGCTCGGATACGACCTGGAGCCATCGATCCTGATCGGTGGATGGGCGACGAACGCCCGAGTCGGTGGAGAGATCAGCCATGACATCGACCTGATTATCACCGACCAGAATCTCAGGCGGACGCTTTCCGAGCGACTCACCGGGTACAGCGAGAACAGTCTGCATAGCGGCTCTCGCAAGGCACGGGGCGACGCGGATGGCGTTCATGTCGACGCGTATTTTCCCTACGAATCCAAGCTCGGCACCAGACTCCGGCTGAAAGTGGATGTACTCACCGAGCATGTCGATCCTGACTTCAGGGTCGAGGGCTGGTTGACGCTCACTCTTGATGCGCATATCGCGACGAAGATCGCCGCGCTCATCGATAGGCATGCCACGGAGAAGGGGAGGAAGGACGCGCGTGAGCTCGTGGCACTCATCGACCAGGGGGGAAGCGCCTCCAGTGTGATCGCGGTCATCCTGGCGGCCTCCGACGGGCCAGCGGGAGACGTGCCGGCCTACATCCGGCAGTTGTTCGAGCTCCTGCCGAAGTTGGCTGATCTCGGGAAGAAGGCTCGAGCCCGCTACGCGAATCTCGCCCGGGAATGGGCCGAGGAGGCCGAATTGCAGGTTCGCGCGCAGTCGGAGCGCTCAGGAATCTGAGTAGCGGCTCCTCAGCGCCCGGCGAGCGGCAGCAGCGAGCGCCCGTCCGCGGCGGCGACTGCCTCGGCCGGAATCCCGGCCGCGGGCTCGACCGCGCAGCAGCCGCCCGAGGTCGAGGCCGAGCCGATGTCGGTCGAGCAGACGCCCGTCTCGGGCAGTACGAGCTCGACGTGGCGCGCCGCGGCGGCATCCCCCGCCAGCTCGTCGGCGATGGAGCGCACCTGCTCGTAGCCGGTGAGCAGCAGGAAGGTGGGAGCGCGGCCGTACGACTTCATGCCCGCGATGTAGAAGTCCTGCTCGGGGTGCGCGAGCTCGGCGACGCCATGCGGGTAGACGGTGCCGCACGAGTGCAGGTTGGGGTCGATGAGCGGCGCGAGCGCGCGCGGCGCCTCGACGATCTCGTCGAGGTCGAGCCGCAGCTCGCGCAGCATGCCGAGCTCGGGCCGGAACCCGGTGGCGACGACGACCTCGTCGGCGTCGAGTCGTGCGCGCTCGCGGCGCTGCACACCCGACACCTCGACGGCGCCGTCGGCGGCGCGGGCGAGCCGATCGATCTCGAAGCGGTCGACGAGGGTGATGGCTCCGCTGCGCACGAGCTCGTGCACGCGCGAGCCGAGCTGTCCGCGCTCGGCGAGCTCGTCGTCGGCCGCGCCCGAGACGCGGGTCGGCCTGCTGCCGCGGATCGCCCACGTCACCGAACCGGCGCCGGTCTCGCGGGCGAGGGTCGCGAGCGCGATCAGGGTGCTCGCCGCCGAGTGTCCGGCGCCGACGACGAGGGTGCGGCGGCCGGCGAAGCGGGCCCGATCGGCGCCGAGCACGTCGGGCAGGGCGCCGTGCAGGTTCTCGGCGACCGTCTCGATGCCGAGCGGGTCGAGCCCGTTCGAGCCGAGCGGGTTCGGCGTGCCCCAGGTGCCCGAGGCGTCGATGACGGCGCGGGCGCGCCGCTCCTCGACGCCGGTCTCGGTCTGCACGCGCAGCACGAACGGCGTGCGGTCGCGGCGGGCGGTGCGGGTGCGGTCCGCGCGCTCCCGCGTGACGGCGATGACCGCTGAGCGGTAGTGGATGCTCGGCGCCAGCTCGGCGGTGGCGGCGAGCGGCGCGAGGTAAGCGTCGACGAGCTCGCGGCCCGTGGGCAGACGGGCGGCGGCCGGAGCATCCCACCCCGCCCGATCGAGCAATCGAGCCGCCGCGGGGTCGACGAGGTGCTCCCAGCTCGAGAACAGGCGCGCGTGGGCCCACTGCTGCACCGCCGCGCCGGCGGAGTCGCCCGCCTCGAGCACGATCGCCTCGATGCCGCGCTCGTGCAGCTGCGCGGCCGCCGCGAGACCGATCGGCCCGGCGCCGATGATCGCGACCGGCAGCTCGGCGAGGGCGGCGGGCAGGGGATCGGTGCGGGTCATGGGGTTCTCCGGGGTCGCAGGGGCATCGATGAAGGTCGATGGGCCGAGTCTGCTCCTGCATATCGACGCTTGTCAATATGCGGGGTACAGTGGGCGCATGAGCACCGCCGCGCCGCCGCTTGACGCCGAGTCCGCGCAGTCGCTGGCCCGCACGCTCAAGGCCGTGGCCGACCCCTCCCGGCTGCGGCTGCTGTCGATCGTCGCCGCGAGCACAGACGGCGCCGTGTGCGTCTGCGACCTCACCGACCCGGTCGGGCTCAGCCAGCCGACCGTCTCGCACCACCTGCGCGTGCTCGTCGAGGCGGGGCTGCTCGCGCGCGAGAAGCGCGGCAGCTGGGCGTACTTCTCGCTCGTCCCCGGGGCGGTCGGCGCGCTCACCGGCGCGCTCGGCGAGGTCGCCGCGGCACGCTAATCGCGCATCGCGCCGGGGCCTACGCGTCCGGGTCGTCCTGGAACGCCCGCAGCTCCTGATCGCAGCGGCACGCCGCGGCGATGCGCGCGGCCCAGGCCACGGCCTCCTCGCGCGTCGGCACGTCGATGATCGTGTAGCCGCCCTCGAGACGCGCCGTCTGCGGGTAGGTGCCGGGCGTCTCGACGCCGTCGGCCGAGACCCGCACGGGCGGCACGCTCTCGTCGACGCCGCCGGCCGTGAGGTACACGCCGGCCGCCTTCATGTCGTGCACGACCTGGTGCGACTCGCGCACCACATCCTCGAACTCGTGCTCCTCGAAACGCATCTCCCCGCTCGGGAACGAGATCATCCAGTGCGTCATCGTCGACTCCTCCTCGTCGGTCGCCCGCATCGGGCACCTGAATGCCAGCCTGGCCCTCGCCGACGTCGAGCGGAACCCCTCCGGCAGGATGGGGCCATGAGCGATGCCAGCGGGCGGTCCGAGCGGGGCGACGCCCTCGCGCGCCGTCGCGCCGAGGCCGCTGCTCGCGTCGAGCGCCTGCGCGCCGAGCTCGGTGCCGTCCGCACCGCGCGCGGCGAGAACTCCGACGACGACGAGCACGACCCCGAGGGCGCCACGATGTCGCAGCTCTGGTCGCAGTCGTCGGGTCTGCTCGACGCGGCTGTGCGCGAGCTCGACGAGCTCGACGCGGCCCTCGCGCGAGTGGCGAGCGGCGACTACGGCGTCTGCCGCCGCTGCGGGCGCGCGATCGATCCGGCGCGACTGGATGCCCGACCCGCGGCCGCGCTCTGCATCGACTGCGCCCGGCTCGCCGGCTGAGCCGGCCCGAGCCGGGCAGCAGAGCCGCTCAGGACGGGATGTACGGCGTGGCCGAGATGACCGAGCCGCGGACGGTGGCGCCGACCGGGCTGACGTAGCTGAACGCTTCGCCGGGGTAGCTGCCGATGATGGCCGTGCCGAGCGGGGAGGTGGGCGAGTAGACCTCGATGTCGAGGTCTACGGCCGCGATCTCCCGCTGGGCGAGGAGGAAGACGGTCTCCTCCTCGTCGCCGTCGAGCCGGATGCTCACGACCATGCCGGGCTCCACCAGGCCGTCGTCCGGCTTCGACGAGACCTCGGAGCGGCGCAGCAGATCCTTCAGCTCGTGCACGCGCCGCTCGACGGTCGGCATCGTCGGCGCACCGGGTCGCGTGATCGCGTCGAGCTCCTCCTGCAGGCGTGCGCGCGCCGCCGGGGTGAGCCAGAGGATGTCGGAAGATGCGGTGGTCATGGGGGCGTCCTGAGGGGTGCGGGCCGGGCACGGGCCGGGCGGAGAGGGTAAACCTCCAGATTAGCCCACTCCCGCACGGATCGCACTCCCGCACGGGGCCGGAGCCCGTGCGCCGCTCCGGGGCCCCGACGCGCTAGCGTCGGCGGAGGAGAACCACTCTGGGCTCTCCTCTCCCCACCGTCGAGAAGGTCCTTTCCGTCATGCCAGAACTGCACGATTCCCTGTCGCCGCTCTTCGACGAGCTGCTCGCGCGGAATCCCGGAGAGCGCGAATTCCACCAGGCTGCGCGCGAAGTACTGGAGAGCCTCGGTCCGGTCGTGGCCATGCATCCCGAGTACGCCGACGCGGAGGTGCTGCGGATGCTCTGCGAGCCCGAGCGCCAGATCATCTTCCGCATCCCCTGGGTGGATGACCGCGGGCGCGTGCAGGTCAACCGCGGGTTCCGGGTCGAGTTCAATTCGGCGCTCGGCCCCTACAAGGGCGGCCTCCGGTTCCACCCGAGCGTCAACCTCGGCATCGTCAAGTTCCTCGGGTTCGAGCAGATCTTCAAGAACGCCCTCACCGGGCTGCCGATCGGCGGCGCGAAGGGCGGGTCGGACTTCGATCCGAAGGGTCGTTCCGACGCTGAGGTGATGCGCTTCTGCCAGTCGCTCATGACGGAGCTGTACCGCCATATGGGCGAGTACACGGACGTCCCCGCCGGGGACATCGGTGTCGGCGGGCGCGAGCTGGGCTACCTCTTCGGGCAGTACAAGCGGATCACGAACCGCTACGAGTCGGGAACGCTCACCGGCAAGGGCCTCAGCTGGGGCGGCTCGCAGGTCAGGACGGAGGCGACCGGGTACGGGCTCGTCTTCTTCGTCCAGGAGATGCTCGCCGCCCAGGGCGGATCGCTCGACGGGATGCGCGTGGTCGTGTCGGGATCGGGCAACGTCGCCATCCACGCGATCGAGAAGATCACCCAGCTGGGCGGCACCGTGGTCGCCTGCTCGGACTCGGGCGGGTACGTGGTCGACGATCAGGGCATCGACCTCGACCTGGTGAAGGAGATCAAGAACGGCCGACGCGGTCGGATCAGCGAGTACCCGGAGGCCAGGCCCGGATCGCGCTACATCGCTGACGGCTCGATCTGGGACGTGGCCTGCGACGTGGCCCTGCCCTGCGCGACGCAGAACGAGCTGGACGAGGCGTCGGCGGGTGCGCTGATCCGCAACGGATGCACCGTGGTCGCCGAGGGGGCGAACATGCCGTGCACGCCGGGCGCGATCCGCCTGTTCGCCGAGCACGGCCTGCGGTTCGCCCCGGGCAAGGCGGCCAATGCGGGAGGCGTCGCCACGAGCGCGCTCGAGATGCAGCAGAACGCCTCGCGCGACGCGTGGCCCTTCGACTACACCGAAGCGCGGCTCGCGGGCATCATGCGCGGCGTGCACGAGCGTTGCCTCACCACGGCGGAGACGTACGGCTCACCAGGCAGCTACGTTGCGGGCGCCAACATCGCCGGATTCACCCGTGTCGCCGACGCCATGCTCGCGTTCGGGGTCGTCTGAGCAGCACTCGGGGGCGCCGCGCCGCGCTCCCGCCGCCGCGCTCTGCATCGACTGCGCCCGGCTCGCCGGCTGAGCTGAGTCATGGGCCGGCGCCGAGTCCGCCGCCTCCGCGCCCCAGGCCCGGATCGTCGGCAGCAGCGCCTCCGTCGCCGACCCCGGTTCGACCGTGTAGACGATGAGGCGCTGATCGGGGTCGAGCGGCGGCGAGACCATCTCCAGGCCGAAGCGCAGCTCGCCGGCGATGGGGTGCCGGATGATCTTCTGCGCGGAGGCGTACTCACGCACGCCGTGGTCGTTCCACCAGGCGTCGACCTGCGCGTCGGATTCGCGCAGCTGCCGCACGAGCGCCCGCAGTCGCGCATCCCGCGGGTGCCGGGCGATGTCGCGGCGCAGGGCGGCCACGGTGTACTCGGCGAAGCGCTCCCACTCGACGAGGCGCTCGCGTGCAGCGGGGTCGAGCAGCACCCAGCGGGCGAGCGAGGAGCCCAGGGGGAGGGGGCCGAGGACGGCCTCGAGCAGCGCGTTGCGGGCGAGCACCTCGAGACGCTCGCCGAGCAGCATCACCGGCACGGCATCCAACGTCGTCATGAGGCGCAGCAGGCTCGCGTCGGCCTGCTGCGGCGCGATGCGGCCGCCGCCGGCGCGCGAGGGCGGGGCGGCGAGGTCGCGCAGGTGGGCGCGCTCGACCTCGTCGAGACGAAGGGCGCGGGCGAGAGCATCCAGCACCTCGTTCGAGACGGCGGTCTGCCGGCCCTGCTCGATGCGGCTGTAGTAGTCGGCGCTGACGCCCGCGAGCATCGCGAGCTCCTCCTTGCGCAGGCCCGGCACGCGCCGCGGACCGGGGAACGCCGTGATGCCGGCCTGCGCGGGCGTGATGCCGTCGCGGCGCGAGCGCAGAAACGCGCCGAGGGCGGCGGCGTCGGAGGCGGCGGCGTCGGGGGCGGGCATGGGCTCACCCTAGGCGGGCTCCGTGGTGCGCGCCTGGCCCTGCCGTGCCCTGGTTGACCGAGGCCTGGTGCGGCGGCCGGTCGCCGACGAGTCTCGACCCATGACCTCCACGACCGCCGACCGTCCCCTCCGCCTCGCCGACCGCACCGCCCTCGTCACCGGGGCCACGAGCGGCATCGGCGCATCCATCGCCCGTGCGCTCGCCGCGGAAGGCGCCATCGTCGGTGTCGCCGGGCGGGATGCTCAGCGCGGCTCGCTCGTCGTCGAGGGCATCATCGCCGAGGGCGGCCGCGCCCACTTCGTCCCGATCGACCTCGCGGCGAGCCCGACCGAACTGCGCGCCGTCGCCGCATCGGCGTACGCGGCGCTCGGCGGCCGCATCGACATCCTCGTCAACAACGCCGGCATCTACCCCGCCCCGACGACGCCCGAGCTCGCCGACGACGACCTCGACGCCATGCTCGCCGTCAACGTGCGCGCCCCGCACGTGCTCGTCGCCGCCCTCGCCCCGGCCATGGCCGAGCGCGGCTCAGGCGCGATCATCATGATCGGCTCGTGGATGGCGCGGGTCGGCAACCCCTTCGCCGCCCTTTACTCGGCGACGAAGGCGGCCGACGAGCAGCTCACCCGCTCGTGGGCGGCCGAGTTCGGGCCGCGCGGCGTGCGCGTCAACGCCGTCGCGCCCGGCGTCACGCGCACGCCCGGCAACGCCTCGGCCGGCGAGGTGCTCGACGCCATGACCGCCGGAACCCCCGCGGGCCGCCCGGTGCGCCCGGTCGACATCGCGAACGCCGTGGTCTTCCTCGCCTCCGACGATGCGGCGATGGTGCACGGCGTCGTGCTCGACGTCGACGGCGGCATCAGCTCGACCCGCGCGGCATGAACGTGCGTCCCGATCGCGTCGTCACCCCGTTCGGCGAGCGCACGACGGCCGCCGAGGTGCTCACCGGCGTCGACCTCACCGGGCGTTCGATGCTCGTGACCGGCGGCTCGTCGGGAATCGGCCTGGCGACCGCGCAGGCGCTCGCCGCGGCGGGCGCGCGCGTGACGATCACGAGCCGATCGCACGACGACGGGATGCTCGCCGTGGCCTCGATCGAGCGCGCGACCGGCTCGGCCGTCGCCGTGTTGCTGCTCGATCTCGCCGACTCCGGCTCGATCGCACGCCTCGTCGCCGAGTCGGAGGGCCCGCTCGACGCCCTCTTGCTCAACGCCGGCGTCATGGCTCCGCCCCTCGCCCGCACCCCCGAGGGCTGGGAATCCCAGTTCGCCATCAACCACCTCGGGCACTTCCGGCTCGCCCTCGGCCTGTGGGCGGCGCTCGCCGCGGCCGCGGTCGAACGGGGCGAGGCGCGCATCGTCAGCCTCAGCTCGAGCGGACACGGCGCCTCGCCGGTGCTCTTCGACGATCCGCACTTCGAGCGCCGACCGTATGACGCGGGTGTCGCTTACGGCCAGTCGAAGACCGCGAATGCGCTCTTCGCGGTCGAGGCCGACCGCCGCTGGCGCGAGCACGGCGTCCGCGCGAACGCGGTCAAGCGGAGCCCCGCATAGTGGATGCTCCTATTGCTGTCAAGCGGCGCGCGGTGGGCGGAGCCGAGCCAGCGCGAGGGTGGCGCGTTGCTCGAGTTCGGGGTCGGCGCGGGTGCCGATTTCAAGTCGGCGGAGCCGCTGATAGGGGACTCCGAGAGAGGCGGCGAGCACGCTGATCGGAACGCCGATCTCCTGTCGTCTGGCTCGTAGTTCGCGTCCGACCGGATTGTCGGTGGCGGGGCTGAGCAGGATTGCGTAGATCTCGTTCGCGATGTGGCGTTTCAGGCAGCGCATGATGTCACGGTCGGTGAGCTGCTCGGCGCGGCGCCGTTCGAAATAGGCCATGGTGCGCGGCTCCCGGTGTCGCATACGCAGCAGCACGATCCGGTGCAGGGCGGCGTTCGCGTGCCGGTTCCCGCCGCGAGAGAGTCGGTGCCGGGTGCGCTGCCCGGACGAGGCGGGGATCGGGGCGACGCCGGCCAGAGCGGCGAAGCTGGCCCGGGTGGCGAGGCGTTCGGGGTTGTCGCCAGCGGCGACCAGCAACGTCGCGGCAGTGACCGGACCGACCCCGCTGAGCGACAGCAGAGCGGGGTTCACCTGCCGAATCAGGGCGTCCAGTTGTTGCTCGATGAGGTCGATCTCCGCCTGCATGGTGAGGTAGCGGACGGCCAGCCTCCGCAACGTCTGACGGGCAACGACTTCCGGATCAGCCGACGCGCTCGTGCCGGGGCGGGTCTTTGCGAGCGCGCGGATCAGTCGTTGCCCGCTGAGGGCGCGGAACGCCTGCCGGACCAGCTCGGGTGCGGTGATCAGCAGTGCGTGGATCTGGTTCATCGCCTGCGCCCGAGCCTTTGCCGCGGAGCGGCGCTCCCCGAGAAGGATCCGCATGGACTCGACAGCACCATCACCGGTCTTCGGAATCGCAGTGTTCGTGTCTGCCAGAACCGTCACTGCGGCCTGGTGCGCGTCCAACGGGTCGGACTTGCCCCGGAGCCTCCGAGCTCGCCGATCCTGCCTGGCGACTTCGACGACGCTCACTCCGGCCGCGGTCAGTGCCCGCGTGAGGCCAGCACCGTATGAGCCGGTGCCTTCCACGCCGACTCGATCGACTTCGCCGTGTTCACGGAGGAACGCGATGATCTGCGCGTAGCCGCGGCCGTCGGCGCGGAACTCACGATCCGCGACGGGCCTTCCGACGTGATCGAGGATCGCGACGTGATGCGTGTTCTTGTGCGTGTCGACTCCCGCGACCAGCCCGCCCGCCGATGAGAACAGGTTGGCCGGAGAAGGAGCGACTGTCATGCTCGTCATAGACGGGATTCCCTTCCAACGGTGATGAACGTCACCGCGGGTCGGGTAGGGGCAGACGGCACAAAGGCGAGACGACTTCCCGGTCAGGCTCCTATCAAGTCATGTTCCTGCCCGGCCCGCAGCGACCCCGGCGTCGACGGACAGATCCACAAAAAGACAGCCGCGAACGGCGTCCGTGTAATTTCGGGTCACGCCGGCGCCGGAGCCGAATCCATCATCTCTGTGTAACCCACGGTGGTCGCGCACGTCGTTGCTGACGTGAACGCGGTCACCGTGTGATCCTTCGAGAAGTCTCTTACCCCAACTCGAAAGGCATCAACACGATGACCGCTCCCCACATTGTCGACCCTGCAACGGTGCTCGGTGAAGCCCTTGCCGACGCTTCCCCGGATTTGATGCGACACCTGCTGCAAACGATGATCAACGCCCTCCTGTCCGCCGACGCCGACGCCGTGGTCGGCGCCGAATGGGGACAGCCGTCCCCTGACCGCCTCACCCACCGCAACGGCTACCGCCACCGCGATCTCGACACCAGGGCTGGCACGATCGATGTCGCGATCCCGAAACTGCGATCGGGCACGTATTTCCCGGAGTGGCTCATGGAGCGTCGCAAGCGCTCCGAGGCGGCCTTGATCACCGTGATCGCCGACTGCTACCTCGCAGGCGTCAGCACGCGGCGGATGGACAAGCTGGTGAAGACCCTCGGCATCCACTCGCTGTCCAAGTCGCAGGTCTCGCGCATGGCCGCCGATCTCGACGAGCACGTCGAGCAGTTCCGCCACCGCCCTCTTGGTGATGCCGGACCGTTCACCTTCGTTGCCGCTGACGCGCTGACCATGAAAGTGCGTGAAGGCGGCAGGGTGATCAACGCCGTGGTGCTGATCGCGACCGGCGTCAACGCCGACGGACGCCGCGAAGTCCTCGGCCTGCGGGTCGCCACCTCCGAAACAGGGGCGGCCTGGAACTCGTTCTTCGCCGATCTCGTCGCACGCGGCCTGGGCGGGGTTCGTCTGGTCACCTCCGACGCCCACCAAGGCCTCGTGGAGGCGATCGCCGCGAACCTGCCCGGCGCGAGCTGGCAACGATGCAGGACGCACTACGCCGCGAACCTGATGTCCGTGTGCCCGAAGAGCATGTGGCCGGCGGTGAAGGCGATGCTGCACTCCGTCTACGACCAGCCCGACGCAGCCTCCGTCCACGCCCAGTTCGACCGACTCCTGGACTACGTCGACGGCAAGCTGCCCGACGCGCACGAGCACCTCGACGCCGCGAGAGCGGACATCCTCGCGTTCACGCAGTTCCCCGAGGGGCTCTGGCAGCAGATCTGGTCCAACAACCCCAACGAGCGCCTGAACCGAGAGATCCGCCGCCGCACCGACAGTGTCGGCATCTTCCCCAATCGCGACGCGATCGTCCGCCTCGTCGGCGCGGTCCTGGCCGAGCAGACCGACGAATGGGCCGAAGGACGCCGCTACCTCGGCCTCGACATCCTCGCCAAGTCCCGTCTGAGCCTCGTGCCCGACACCGGAAACGAGGTGACTACCGACACCGTCCTCGAACTCAGCGCTTAACCCATCACTTCGAAGGACCGCGCTACACAGAGATGATGGATTCGGCTCCGGCGCCGGCGTGACCCGAAATTACACGGACGCCGTTCGCGGCTGTCTTTTTGTGGATCTGTCCGTCGACGCCGGGGTCGCTGCGGGCCGGGCAGGAACATGACTTGATAGGAGCCTGACCGGGAAGTCGTCTCGCCTTTGTGCCGTCTGCCCCTACCCGACCCGCGGTGACGTTCATCACCGTTGGAAGGGAATCCCGTCTATGACGAGCATGACAGTCGCTCCTTCTCCGGCCAACCTGTTCTCATCGGCGGGCGGGCTGGTCGCGGGAGTCGACACGCACAAGAACACGCATCACGTCGCGATCCTCGATCACGTCGGAAGGCCCGTCGCGGATCGTGAGTTCCGCGCCGACGGCCGCGGCTACGCGCAGATCATCGCGTTCCTCCGTGAACACGGCGAAGTCGATCGAGTCGGCGTGGAAGGCACCGGCTCATACGGTGCTGGCCTCACGCGGGCACTGACCGCGGCCGGAGTGAGCGTCGTCGAAGTCGCCAGGCAGGATCGGCGAGCTCGGAGGCTCCGGGGCAAGTCCGACCCGTTGGACGCGCACCAGGCCGCAGTGACGGTTCTGGCAGACACGAACACTGCGATTCCGAAGACCGGTGATGGTGCTGTCGAGTCCATGCGGATCCTTCTCGGGGAGCGCCGCTCCGCGGCAAAGGCTCGGGCGCAGGCGATGAACCAGATCCACGCACTGCTGATCACCGCACCCGAGCTGGTCCGGCAGGCGTTCCGCGCCCTCAGCGGGCAACGACTGATCCGCGCGCTCGCAAAGACCCGCCCCGGCACGAGCGCGTCGGCTGATCCGGAAGTCGTTGCCCGTCAGACGTTGCGGAGGCTGGCCGTCCGCTACCTCACCATGCAGGCGGAGATCGACCTCATCGAGCAACAACTGGACGCCCTGATTCGGCAGGTGAACCCCGCTCTGCTGTCGCTCAGCGGGGTCGGTCCGGTCACTGCCGCGACGTTGCTGGTCGCCGCTGGCGACAACCCCGAACGCCTCGCCACCCGGGCCAGCTTCGCCGCTCTGGCCGGCGTCGCCCCGATCCCCGCCTCGTCCGGGCAGCGCACCCGGCACCGACTCTCTCGCGGCGGGAACCGGCACGCGAACGCCGCCCTGCACCGGATCGTGCTGCTGCGTATGCGACACCGGGAGCCGCGCACCATGGCCTATTTCGAACGGCGCCGCGCCGAGCAGCTCACCGACCGTGACATCATGCGCTGCCTGAAACGCCACATCGCGAACGAGATCTACGCAATCCTGCTCAGCCCCGCCACCGACAATCCGGTCGGACGCGAACTACGAGCCAGACGACAGGAGATCGGCGTTCCGATCAGCGTGCTCGCCGCCTCTCTCGGAGTCCCCTATCAGCGGCTCCGCCGACTTGAAATCGGCACCCGCGCCGACCCCGAACTCGAGCAACGCGCCACCCTCGCGCTGGCTCGGCTCCGCCCACCGCGCGCCGCTTGACAGCAATAGGAGCATCCACTACCTGGGACTTGACCGATGCTGAACGAAGCGCGCGCTCACGGAGCGGGATGGACACCATTGCTCGGCGGGCTTTTCGGAGGAGACGAGACACGGGCGATCGCCGCTCTCGAAACGGTCAATGACTACGCCGCCCGCATCCGGTCCAACCGCTGGTGACGGATCAGTCCAGCTCCCTCGGCGCTGTCACCCTGGGGGCACTCTCTCGAGGAGATTTTCCACGACAACCCGATCCGCACCACTAAGCAGCGAGCGCAAGCCCCCCCGAAGTGGGGTAGGCAGAACGTTCTCCGCCCGTGCAGTCTTTGATCATTCATCACTCAAAGACTGGGGATCACGTGAAGCGGTTCGGCGCACTACTCATCACAGCCTTGATGGCGATCACCCTACTGAGCCCAGTCAGCCCCGCGAAGGCCGCTTCGATCTACGACCCCGTCGCGCTGTCGAGCTTGCGGAACATGGTGAACGCCATGACGTTCTACAACCTCTACTCCCCAAGAGCCTCCTACGAGGGGGTGACGCAGGCGGAGCTGCGAAAGCAAGGATGGTCTCCCGCCGCCAACGTCGCCTACGAAATCTGGATCGAAGGCACCGGGAAGCAATACCGCGCCACTGCACAGGACATCCGAAACGGAACGCTCTACTCGTTTTCCAGCAGCGGCACTTTCAACGGACGTAATGCCGGCTCGGTGGGCGCAGCCTCTCCGCAGCCCGGCTACGCGCCTCCCACGGCTGGCTTCATTGTGAACGACCTCAACTCCAGCCTCGACGTGGAGGCGCTCGCGGCGCTGATGGCTGGAGTGGCGCTCAACAAAATCTGCGAGGCAACGCTTTTCCAACCGGGCACGCGTAACGCTCGCTCGAGCGTGAGCGACCAAACCCTCGCATGTCAGGCCGCTGCCGCCGCGCCCGGCGCTACCGTCCGGTCGGTCCTCCTCGCAATCCGCACTGCCGGCGGCGCCGAGCAGCTGGCGATGCTCGCTGCGTACTTCGTCGGTGACGGCACGTCTCCTGCAACCGTCCCAGACTGGGTCGACGGCACGGACCGTGGTCCGCGCTCCTCGCCGCCAGTGCCGGAAACGCTTCCGCCTCTGTGGCGCCTGCCCAAGTCGGCACCGCAGTTCGGCACCCAGAACGGTCTCGGCGACGAAGCCGCGAA contains these protein-coding regions:
- a CDS encoding IS256 family transposase yields the protein MTAPHIVDPATVLGEALADASPDLMRHLLQTMINALLSADADAVVGAEWGQPSPDRLTHRNGYRHRDLDTRAGTIDVAIPKLRSGTYFPEWLMERRKRSEAALITVIADCYLAGVSTRRMDKLVKTLGIHSLSKSQVSRMAADLDEHVEQFRHRPLGDAGPFTFVAADALTMKVREGGRVINAVVLIATGVNADGRREVLGLRVATSETGAAWNSFFADLVARGLGGVRLVTSDAHQGLVEAIAANLPGASWQRCRTHYAANLMSVCPKSMWPAVKAMLHSVYDQPDAASVHAQFDRLLDYVDGKLPDAHEHLDAARADILAFTQFPEGLWQQIWSNNPNERLNREIRRRTDSVGIFPNRDAIVRLVGAVLAEQTDEWAEGRRYLGLDILAKSRLSLVPDTGNEVTTDTVLELSA
- a CDS encoding NucA/NucB deoxyribonuclease domain-containing protein codes for the protein MKRFGALLITALMAITLLSPVSPAKAASIYDPVALSSLRNMVNAMTFYNLYSPRASYEGVTQAELRKQGWSPAANVAYEIWIEGTGKQYRATAQDIRNGTLYSFSSSGTFNGRNAGSVGAASPQPGYAPPTAGFIVNDLNSSLDVEALAALMAGVALNKICEATLFQPGTRNARSSVSDQTLACQAAAAAPGATVRSVLLAIRTAGGAEQLAMLAAYFVGDGTSPATVPDWVDGTDRGPRSSPPVPETLPPLWRLPKSAPQFGTQNGLGDEAAKTALKQCYALVAFAGTFGDPYKTCRTLPIFASGQSDVPQATNHDLEALQQTPSWVKLDYRPSTENPSPRSWYTGDPRCASADPAEGTSCDEYPFYSSEQGGQLAVPAPSLKVIDSGQNSFQGTLYSSFLAACKLTAKPVGERQFLAIPLPPAASPLPTLAICNGN
- a CDS encoding IS110 family RNA-guided transposase; translated protein: MTSMTVAPSPANLFSSAGGLVAGVDTHKNTHHVAILDHVGRPVADREFRADGRGYAQIIAFLREHGEVDRVGVEGTGSYGAGLTRALTAAGVSVVEVARQDRRARRLRGKSDPLDAHQAAVTVLADTNTAIPKTGDGAVESMRILLGERRSAAKARAQAMNQIHALLITAPELVRQAFRALSGQRLIRALAKTRPGTSASADPEVVARQTLRRLAVRYLTMQAEIDLIEQQLDALIRQVNPALLSLSGVGPVTAATLLVAAGDNPERLATRASFAALAGVAPIPASSGQRTRHRLSRGGNRHANAALHRIVLLRMRHREPRTMAYFERRRAEQLTDRDIMRCLKRHIANEIYAILLSPATDNPVGRELRARRQEIGVPISVLAASLGVPYQRLRRLEIGTRADPELEQRATLALARLRPPRAA
- a CDS encoding SDR family NAD(P)-dependent oxidoreductase; amino-acid sequence: MNVRPDRVVTPFGERTTAAEVLTGVDLTGRSMLVTGGSSGIGLATAQALAAAGARVTITSRSHDDGMLAVASIERATGSAVAVLLLDLADSGSIARLVAESEGPLDALLLNAGVMAPPLARTPEGWESQFAINHLGHFRLALGLWAALAAAAVERGEARIVSLSSSGHGASPVLFDDPHFERRPYDAGVAYGQSKTANALFAVEADRRWREHGVRANAVKRSPA